From Haloglomus litoreum, the proteins below share one genomic window:
- a CDS encoding NAD(P)-dependent glycerol-1-phosphate dehydrogenase: MFEKSTWIRLPRNVVVGHGVLDQVGEAVDDLYLSGTPLLVTSPTPNELAGERVAAQFEARGTAPQTTIVERASFGAVEDVMAAAREADADFLIGIGGGKPIDIAKMAADELDLALVSVPTAASHDGIVSGRGSVPEGDTRHSVAADPPLAVVADTELLAAAPWRLTTAGCADIISNYTAVKDWQLAHRLKNVEYSEYAGALSQMTAEMLVGAADSIKRGLEESAWIVVKALVSSGVAMSIAGSSRPASGAEHLISHQLDRIAPGAALHGHQVGVASLVTEYLHSGEDGEWRNVRAALENLGAPTSAAGLGIDDADFLEAVTTAHTIRDRYTILGDGVNERAAYEAATVTGVVERE; encoded by the coding sequence ATGTTCGAGAAGTCGACGTGGATCCGGCTGCCCCGGAACGTCGTCGTGGGGCACGGCGTCCTCGACCAGGTGGGCGAGGCGGTCGACGACCTCTACCTGAGCGGGACCCCCCTCCTCGTGACCTCGCCGACGCCGAACGAACTGGCGGGCGAGCGGGTCGCGGCGCAGTTCGAGGCACGGGGAACCGCCCCGCAGACCACCATCGTCGAGCGGGCCTCCTTCGGCGCCGTCGAGGACGTCATGGCGGCCGCACGGGAGGCCGACGCGGACTTCCTCATCGGCATCGGCGGCGGCAAGCCCATCGACATCGCGAAGATGGCCGCCGACGAGCTGGACCTGGCGCTGGTGTCGGTCCCGACCGCCGCCAGTCACGACGGCATCGTCTCCGGCCGTGGGTCGGTCCCGGAGGGTGACACGCGCCACTCCGTCGCCGCGGACCCGCCGCTCGCGGTCGTCGCGGACACCGAACTGCTGGCGGCGGCGCCGTGGCGCCTGACGACGGCGGGCTGTGCGGACATCATCTCCAACTACACCGCGGTCAAGGACTGGCAGCTGGCCCACCGGCTGAAGAACGTCGAGTACAGCGAGTACGCCGGCGCGCTGAGCCAGATGACCGCCGAGATGCTCGTCGGCGCGGCCGACTCCATCAAGCGGGGGCTGGAGGAGAGCGCCTGGATCGTCGTGAAGGCCCTCGTCTCCTCGGGCGTGGCCATGTCCATCGCGGGCTCCTCGCGGCCCGCCTCCGGGGCAGAGCACCTCATCTCCCACCAGCTCGACCGCATCGCCCCGGGTGCGGCGCTGCACGGCCACCAGGTCGGCGTGGCGTCGCTCGTCACGGAGTACCTCCACTCGGGCGAGGACGGGGAGTGGCGCAACGTCCGCGCCGCGCTGGAGAACCTCGGCGCGCCCACCTCGGCGGCGGGGCTGGGTATCGACGACGCGGACTTCCTCGAGGCCGTGACGACCGCCCACACCATCCGCGACCGCTACACCATCCTCGGCGACGGCGTGAACGAGCGGGCCGCCTACGAGGCCGCCACCGTGACCGGTGTGGTCGAACGGGAGTAG
- a CDS encoding LiaF transmembrane domain-containing protein, whose protein sequence is MSTTASPRRFPSVQVLFGAIVVLVGVLLLLNTTGILVVDDYLVYVPSLFVLLGVWALFRGGLRGFVGPTVLIVVAGAWQAVALGYATVDQVVAFWPVLIIAFGLSVVLGTYRSKVPTTDDSYTSMFAAFGGVERRNTSKAFTGADLTAVFGGAELDLRDADPASRPATVNAVALFGGADIIVPRDWNVRMEVLPVLGAASDERPRREETNEEVDLVVTGFAAFGGVSVSD, encoded by the coding sequence ATGAGTACCACCGCCTCTCCCCGACGGTTCCCATCCGTCCAGGTCCTGTTCGGCGCCATCGTCGTCCTGGTGGGCGTCCTCCTGTTGCTGAACACGACGGGCATCCTCGTCGTCGACGACTACCTCGTCTACGTCCCGTCGCTGTTCGTCCTGCTGGGTGTCTGGGCGCTGTTCCGTGGCGGCCTCCGCGGCTTCGTCGGCCCGACGGTCCTCATCGTCGTGGCGGGTGCGTGGCAGGCCGTCGCACTGGGCTACGCCACCGTCGACCAGGTCGTCGCGTTCTGGCCGGTGCTCATCATCGCGTTCGGCCTCTCGGTCGTCCTCGGGACCTACCGCTCGAAGGTGCCCACGACCGACGACTCGTACACCTCGATGTTCGCGGCGTTCGGCGGCGTCGAGCGGCGCAACACCTCGAAGGCGTTCACCGGCGCGGACCTGACGGCCGTCTTCGGCGGCGCGGAACTCGACCTCCGCGACGCCGACCCCGCCAGCCGCCCCGCCACCGTCAACGCCGTCGCGCTGTTCGGCGGCGCCGATATCATCGTCCCGCGCGACTGGAACGTCCGGATGGAGGTCCTTCCGGTGCTGGGCGCGGCGAGCGACGAGCGCCCCCGCCGCGAGGAGACCAACGAGGAGGTGGACCTCGTCGTGACCGGTTTCGCCGCGTTCGGCGGCGTCTCCGTCAGCGACTGA
- a CDS encoding potassium channel family protein, translating to MYLIIVGAGDIGTPLIEIATAGGNEVVVVEQHPERAERAAQRFDCLVLQDDATVKETLEEAGADRADALVSTTDRDATNVMVCLLGEELGVPEIVSVVHDPEHMSLFERIGVNTMGNPQRLIAEYLYRAVKRPAIVDYMRVGQEAEVFEITVDGDAPVAGMTVAEAASAGHIGDELLIVAVEREGRDEPITPRGDTELRAGDLLTVYSARGATPDVTDVFGVYGDHADPETRPADEEDNGGVGT from the coding sequence GTGTACCTCATCATCGTCGGGGCGGGGGACATCGGGACGCCGCTCATCGAGATCGCGACCGCCGGCGGGAACGAGGTGGTCGTGGTCGAGCAGCACCCCGAGCGGGCCGAGCGGGCCGCCCAGCGGTTCGACTGTCTGGTCCTGCAGGACGATGCGACGGTGAAGGAGACGCTGGAGGAGGCCGGCGCCGACCGCGCGGACGCGCTGGTGTCGACGACCGACCGCGACGCGACGAACGTGATGGTCTGCCTGCTGGGCGAGGAACTCGGAGTCCCCGAGATCGTCAGCGTGGTCCACGACCCCGAGCATATGTCGCTGTTCGAGCGTATCGGCGTGAACACGATGGGCAACCCACAGCGCCTCATCGCCGAGTACCTCTACCGGGCGGTCAAGCGCCCCGCAATCGTCGACTACATGCGCGTCGGGCAGGAGGCCGAGGTGTTCGAGATCACCGTCGACGGGGACGCGCCCGTCGCCGGCATGACCGTCGCCGAGGCGGCCAGCGCCGGACATATCGGCGACGAGTTGCTCATCGTCGCCGTCGAACGGGAGGGCCGCGACGAGCCGATCACGCCCCGCGGGGACACCGAACTCCGGGCGGGCGACCTCCTGACGGTCTACTCCGCACGCGGCGCGACGCCCGACGTGACGGACGTGTTCGGCGTCTACGGCGACCACGCCGACCCCGAGACACGGCCCGCCGACGAGGAGGACAACGGGGGCGTGGGGACGTAG
- a CDS encoding TrkH family potassium uptake protein produces MARRRERVGGLPPDLATVLRDIGSLLLMEALVMSVSVGVALLAGEFYSALAFLLAGGITAGAGALARRLFADAPAPVMKHGMVIAAGGWFAVAVFGALPFLLSAHLTPVAVMATYVPAGAAYDPVTVWGPATQSSLAYFRSPLHALFESMSGWTGSGLTMAVHEPSLPRSIQWWRTVIQWVGGIGVIVLTVSILARPGSGSYALYRSETREERIHPSVVSTVRTIWKIFVGYTALAVVVFFLALRASEYGATLTLGEQAWQSLNHAMTGLSTGGFSVTDNSIGTYNAPLIEAVLLPLMTLGAIAFPVHYVVLHDRRYRELLDDLQTRWLFVLLVVGSVLLAAQNVLTVATSDYGASVAAPLVDRATADAVRDGVFQFVSALTCTGFQSSPIGSWSAGGKLLLSVAMTVGGAAGSTVGGIKVIRAYTVARGIRWQFGRVFLPASAVVSVTIDGRRLDRGEMEREFAEAALISLLWVLLLVASSLVLVNVAGPDFGYADALFEVASAQGNVGISTGITGPAMPPLAEAMFVLNMWVGRLEIVPVLVFGRALVKGLDP; encoded by the coding sequence GTGGCGCGGCGACGCGAGCGGGTCGGCGGGCTCCCGCCGGACCTCGCGACGGTCCTGCGCGATATCGGCTCGCTCCTGCTGATGGAGGCGCTCGTGATGAGCGTCTCCGTCGGCGTCGCGCTGCTGGCGGGCGAGTTCTACTCCGCGCTCGCGTTCCTGCTGGCCGGCGGCATCACCGCCGGCGCCGGTGCGCTCGCCCGCCGACTGTTCGCCGACGCCCCCGCGCCGGTGATGAAACACGGGATGGTCATCGCCGCGGGTGGCTGGTTCGCGGTCGCCGTCTTCGGCGCGCTCCCCTTCCTCCTGAGCGCGCACCTCACGCCCGTCGCAGTCATGGCCACCTACGTCCCGGCGGGTGCCGCGTACGACCCCGTCACCGTCTGGGGGCCAGCCACACAGTCCAGTCTGGCCTACTTCCGGTCGCCGCTGCACGCGCTGTTCGAGTCGATGAGCGGCTGGACCGGGAGCGGCCTCACGATGGCCGTCCACGAGCCCTCCCTGCCCCGGTCGATACAGTGGTGGCGGACGGTCATCCAGTGGGTCGGCGGCATCGGCGTCATCGTCCTCACCGTCTCCATCCTCGCGCGCCCTGGCTCCGGGAGCTACGCGCTCTACCGCTCCGAGACACGCGAGGAGCGCATCCATCCGAGCGTCGTCTCCACCGTCCGGACCATCTGGAAGATCTTCGTCGGCTACACCGCGCTCGCGGTGGTGGTCTTCTTCCTCGCCCTGCGCGCGTCGGAGTACGGCGCGACGCTCACGCTCGGCGAGCAGGCCTGGCAGTCGCTCAACCACGCGATGACGGGCCTCTCGACCGGCGGGTTCTCGGTGACGGACAACTCCATCGGCACGTACAACGCCCCGCTCATCGAGGCCGTCCTCCTGCCGCTGATGACGCTGGGAGCCATCGCGTTCCCCGTCCACTACGTGGTGCTCCACGACCGGCGTTACCGGGAACTCCTCGACGACCTCCAGACCCGGTGGCTGTTCGTCCTGCTCGTCGTGGGGTCGGTCCTGCTCGCGGCACAGAACGTCCTCACGGTCGCGACCAGCGACTACGGTGCCAGCGTCGCCGCGCCGCTCGTCGACCGCGCCACCGCCGACGCCGTCCGCGACGGCGTCTTCCAGTTCGTCAGCGCGCTCACCTGCACGGGCTTCCAGTCCTCGCCCATCGGCTCGTGGAGCGCCGGCGGCAAGCTCCTGCTCTCCGTCGCCATGACCGTCGGCGGCGCCGCCGGGTCGACGGTCGGCGGCATCAAGGTCATCCGCGCCTACACCGTCGCCCGGGGCATCCGCTGGCAGTTCGGCCGGGTCTTCCTCCCCGCCAGTGCCGTCGTCTCCGTGACCATCGACGGCCGCCGGCTCGACCGCGGCGAGATGGAGCGCGAGTTCGCCGAGGCCGCCCTCATCAGCCTGCTATGGGTCCTCCTGTTGGTCGCCTCCAGCCTCGTCCTCGTCAACGTCGCCGGCCCGGACTTCGGCTACGCCGACGCGCTGTTCGAGGTCGCCAGCGCACAGGGGAACGTCGGCATCTCGACGGGCATCACCGGCCCCGCCATGCCGCCGCTCGCCGAGGCGATGTTCGTCCTCAACATGTGGGTCGGCCGGCTGGAGATCGTCCCCGTCCTCGTGTTCGGGCGGGCGCTGGTGAAGGGACTGGACCCCTAG
- a CDS encoding HVO_0649 family zinc finger protein, whose product MTVDRSPMERLQSYYDDEELVCPECGFEDDPGSWESETDGRQVHYHHECPSCGAVREHTLDLPADGSRNGQ is encoded by the coding sequence ATGACAGTCGACCGCTCCCCGATGGAACGGCTTCAGTCGTACTACGATGACGAGGAACTGGTCTGTCCGGAGTGTGGCTTCGAGGACGACCCCGGCAGCTGGGAGAGCGAGACGGACGGTCGGCAGGTGCACTACCATCACGAGTGTCCCAGCTGCGGGGCCGTTCGGGAACACACGCTCGACCTCCCCGCGGACGGGTCCCGGAACGGACAGTGA
- a CDS encoding Lrp/AsnC family transcriptional regulator, whose product MSHRIDEIDRLILYHLSADARNTTAPRIAEEVDVTPATIRNRIRQLEESGIIQGYHAVIDYEATNGKFTTEFTCTAPVSERSRLADEALATPGVINVRELLAGQENLVVTAVGTDTDDINRIAHDLSTLGIVIEREDILLNERPRPYEAFGPGQDRTRSAVRDFQHVAGGAEVVEFTIAESAAITGRTLAAATEDGIIPDDVLVVSIERGDERLTPDGDTRIEAGDVVSVFSPEAMSERLLSAFDGGEAGTDRQV is encoded by the coding sequence ATGAGCCATCGTATCGACGAGATCGACCGCCTCATCCTCTATCATCTCAGCGCGGACGCGCGGAACACGACCGCCCCGCGCATCGCCGAGGAGGTGGACGTGACCCCGGCCACCATCCGGAACCGCATCCGGCAACTGGAGGAGAGCGGCATCATCCAGGGGTATCACGCCGTCATCGACTACGAGGCGACGAACGGGAAGTTCACGACGGAGTTCACGTGCACGGCGCCGGTCAGCGAGCGGTCGCGGCTGGCCGACGAGGCGCTTGCCACGCCCGGAGTCATCAACGTCCGGGAGCTGCTGGCCGGGCAGGAGAACCTGGTCGTCACCGCCGTCGGCACGGACACGGACGACATCAACCGCATCGCGCACGACCTCTCCACGCTCGGCATCGTCATCGAGCGGGAGGACATCCTCCTGAACGAGCGCCCCCGGCCGTACGAGGCGTTCGGCCCGGGCCAGGACCGGACGCGGTCGGCGGTCCGGGACTTCCAGCACGTGGCCGGCGGGGCCGAGGTCGTCGAGTTCACCATCGCCGAGAGCGCGGCCATCACCGGCCGGACGCTGGCGGCGGCCACGGAGGACGGCATCATCCCCGACGACGTGCTGGTGGTGAGTATCGAGCGCGGTGACGAGCGGCTCACGCCCGACGGGGACACCCGCATCGAAGCGGGGGACGTGGTGTCGGTGTTCTCCCCGGAGGCGATGTCGGAGCGACTCCTCTCGGCGTTCGACGGTGGGGAAGCGGGTACGGACCGGCAGGTGTAG
- a CDS encoding TrkH family potassium uptake protein, producing MPLLGLANGGNGGVRVDWRASLSLIGTVLKYLAVPLALPLLVGVLYGDDVFVFLLTAVLTLLVGGGLERLDPDPDLGAREGFLMVAGTWLGVAIMGAVPYLLAAHGVPGLLAPSSPASTLANPVNALFESMSGFTTTGATLLGEISLDRHSHAILIWRQLTQWLGGMGIIVLAIAILPELSVGGAQLMDAEAPGVGIEKLTPRIAETARVLWIAYFAFTALEIALLYGLHLAGPLVGMELAPNMGAYNAVAHGLTTLPTGGFSPEADSIAAFSAAVQWVVIPFMVVAGTNFALFYAVFRGNIQKLLDDAEFRAYAGVMAVVSAVLAGLLFVGGAPPLGDLGGVVEGNVENAIRQSLFQVVSMVTTTGYATSDFAQWSEAGKYLLLFAMFIGGSGGSTGGAIKIIRWVVIVKAVRRELFTTTHPEAVQPIRLAGEVVDEDAVRGVMGFTLLYLLLFAVGTVLISLDVTRVSYDINTLEAMSAIAATLGNVGPGFGSLGPFGSYLAFPDTSKLLMVFLMWAGRLEILPVLVLLTGGYWRS from the coding sequence GTGCCTCTGCTCGGGCTGGCCAACGGCGGGAACGGCGGCGTCCGTGTCGACTGGCGGGCGTCGCTGAGCCTCATCGGCACGGTGCTGAAGTACCTCGCCGTCCCGCTCGCGCTCCCACTGCTCGTCGGCGTGCTCTACGGCGACGATGTGTTCGTCTTCCTGCTGACGGCGGTGCTGACACTGCTCGTCGGGGGCGGCCTCGAACGACTGGACCCCGACCCCGACCTGGGTGCCCGCGAGGGGTTCCTCATGGTCGCCGGGACGTGGCTCGGCGTCGCCATCATGGGCGCGGTGCCGTACCTGCTCGCCGCCCACGGGGTTCCGGGGCTGCTCGCACCCAGCTCGCCAGCATCCACGCTCGCGAACCCGGTCAACGCTCTCTTCGAGTCGATGAGCGGCTTCACGACGACCGGCGCGACGCTGCTCGGCGAGATCTCGCTGGACCGCCACTCCCACGCGATCCTCATCTGGCGCCAGCTCACCCAGTGGCTCGGCGGGATGGGGATCATCGTGCTGGCCATCGCCATCCTCCCCGAACTCTCCGTCGGTGGCGCCCAGCTGATGGACGCCGAGGCGCCGGGAGTCGGCATCGAGAAGCTCACCCCGCGCATCGCCGAGACCGCCCGGGTGCTGTGGATCGCCTACTTCGCGTTCACCGCGCTGGAGATCGCCCTGCTGTACGGCCTCCACCTCGCCGGGCCGCTGGTGGGGATGGAGCTGGCACCGAACATGGGCGCGTACAACGCCGTCGCGCACGGCCTGACGACGCTCCCGACCGGCGGGTTCTCCCCGGAGGCCGACTCCATCGCCGCCTTCTCCGCGGCCGTCCAGTGGGTCGTCATCCCGTTCATGGTCGTCGCCGGGACGAACTTCGCGCTGTTCTACGCCGTCTTCCGGGGGAACATCCAGAAGCTGCTCGACGACGCCGAGTTCCGCGCCTATGCCGGTGTCATGGCCGTCGTCTCGGCGGTACTCGCCGGCCTGCTGTTCGTCGGCGGCGCGCCGCCGCTGGGTGACCTGGGGGGCGTGGTCGAGGGGAACGTCGAGAACGCGATTCGGCAGTCGCTCTTCCAGGTGGTCAGCATGGTCACGACGACCGGCTACGCCACCAGCGACTTCGCCCAGTGGTCCGAGGCGGGCAAGTACCTCCTGCTGTTCGCCATGTTCATCGGCGGCTCCGGCGGCTCCACGGGCGGCGCCATCAAGATCATCCGCTGGGTCGTCATCGTGAAGGCGGTCCGTCGGGAGCTGTTCACGACCACGCACCCAGAGGCCGTCCAGCCCATCCGGCTCGCCGGCGAGGTCGTCGACGAGGACGCCGTCCGTGGTGTCATGGGCTTCACCCTCCTCTACCTGCTCCTGTTCGCGGTCGGGACCGTGCTCATCAGCCTCGACGTCACCCGCGTCAGCTACGACATCAACACCCTGGAGGCGATGAGTGCCATCGCCGCGACGCTGGGCAACGTCGGCCCGGGCTTTGGCTCGCTCGGTCCGTTCGGGTCGTACCTGGCGTTCCCCGACACCTCGAAGCTGCTGATGGTGTTCCTGATGTGGGCCGGTCGGCTGGAGATCCTGCCCGTGCTGGTGCTCCTGACGGGTGGGTACTGGCGGTCGTAG
- a CDS encoding TrkH family potassium uptake protein, protein MRVDARAVGGLAGTVLALLAAPLAATAGVALWFGESMVPFLLPAAGCLLVGGPLTRLGHRQLGLREAYLVVATVWLLVGVVGAVPFLLAGEGALASPINALFESMSGITTTGATVILDFGAYSRSVLLWRGVLQWLGGLGILILAVALLSELRVAGAQLMERESQTQDLTKLTPKIRETARLLGTLYLALTALQVLVLLGLRTVGLAPEVDLYAAVAHALTTVSTAGFSPRPESLGAFSPTVQWVVTLFMLLGATNFVLMYHVAQGDLARLRNSEEFRFYLSVVGGATTLVVGFLVVDGTYPALDALRHGLFQVVSIVTTTGYATVNFDSWSVGAKHVLFLCMFMGGMAGSTTCSIKTVRWLVVLKATRRDLFTEIHPDAVSPVRVSGVVVDEGTVRDIYGYVLLTLVLFALTTVAIVVDAAREGPDIGEFDAMGAAAATFLNVGPAFGIAGPFGSYEPFAPLTKVLLTVLMWVGRIETIPVLVVLTRSFWRS, encoded by the coding sequence ATGCGCGTCGACGCCCGGGCCGTCGGGGGGCTCGCGGGGACGGTCCTGGCGCTGCTGGCGGCTCCCCTCGCGGCCACCGCGGGGGTCGCGCTCTGGTTCGGTGAGTCCATGGTCCCCTTCCTCCTGCCGGCGGCGGGCTGTCTCCTCGTCGGGGGGCCCCTCACTCGCCTCGGTCACCGCCAGCTCGGGCTGCGCGAGGCGTACCTGGTTGTCGCGACCGTCTGGCTCCTCGTGGGCGTCGTCGGCGCCGTCCCGTTCCTGCTGGCGGGCGAGGGGGCGCTCGCGAGCCCGATCAACGCGCTGTTCGAGTCGATGTCCGGTATCACGACCACGGGCGCGACCGTTATTCTCGACTTCGGCGCGTACTCGCGGTCGGTCCTGCTGTGGCGGGGCGTCCTCCAGTGGCTCGGCGGGCTGGGCATCCTCATCCTCGCGGTGGCGCTGCTCTCGGAGCTGCGGGTGGCGGGGGCCCAGCTGATGGAGCGCGAGTCACAGACCCAGGACCTGACGAAGCTGACCCCGAAGATCCGAGAGACGGCCCGGCTCCTGGGAACGCTCTACCTCGCGCTGACGGCGCTCCAGGTGCTCGTCCTGCTCGGGCTCCGCACCGTGGGCCTGGCACCGGAGGTCGACCTGTACGCGGCGGTCGCGCACGCGCTCACCACCGTCTCCACGGCGGGGTTCTCGCCGCGACCCGAGAGCCTCGGCGCGTTCTCGCCCACGGTGCAGTGGGTCGTGACGCTGTTCATGCTGCTGGGCGCCACCAACTTCGTCCTCATGTACCACGTCGCGCAGGGCGACCTGGCGCGCCTCCGGAACAGCGAGGAGTTCCGGTTCTACCTCTCGGTCGTGGGCGGGGCGACCACCCTCGTCGTCGGCTTCCTGGTGGTCGACGGGACGTACCCGGCGCTCGACGCGTTGCGCCACGGCCTCTTCCAGGTCGTCTCCATCGTCACGACGACGGGCTACGCGACGGTGAACTTCGACAGCTGGTCGGTCGGCGCGAAGCACGTCCTCTTCCTGTGTATGTTCATGGGGGGGATGGCCGGCTCCACGACCTGCTCGATCAAGACCGTGCGGTGGCTGGTCGTCCTGAAGGCGACCCGCCGGGACCTGTTCACGGAGATCCACCCGGACGCCGTCAGCCCCGTCCGCGTCTCCGGCGTCGTCGTCGACGAGGGGACGGTGCGTGACATCTACGGCTACGTCCTCCTGACGCTGGTGCTGTTCGCGCTGACGACCGTCGCCATCGTCGTCGACGCCGCGCGCGAGGGGCCCGACATCGGCGAGTTCGACGCCATGGGGGCGGCCGCCGCGACCTTCCTCAACGTCGGCCCGGCGTTCGGCATCGCCGGCCCGTTCGGGAGCTACGAGCCGTTCGCGCCGCTGACGAAGGTGTTGCTGACGGTCCTGATGTGGGTCGGCCGCATCGAGACCATCCCGGTCCTGGTCGTCCTGACCCGGTCGTTCTGGCGCTCGTGA
- the trkA gene encoding Trk system potassium transporter TrkA, protein MRVIIVGAGEVGSAIAESLSGAHDVVVIDVDADRVEQLTYEQDVLALQGDGCSLDVLQEAGIEEADMLIASTDDDQTNIVTCGTGAVGGDPFTIARVKSPQYLHTWEQDNRAFGVDFMVCTDLLAARTIVGVIGLPTAQDVDMFAEGAVQMAEFEIPAESPVAGQTVQEADRFDSLTFVGIIRDDDIIVPSGGTTIEAGDDVVVIGSPDSTRAFSSAIAPQENRPSDVVIVGGGEIGYQTARLLEERDFSPRLVEHDADRARWLAERLPDTTVLESDATDRGFLERENVGSADAVIAALENDQQNLLATLLAKRLGARRAVAIVDTVEFAELFEAVGVDVAVSPREATAEEITRFTRGRHAENVSIVDGDRAEVLEVEIDAESVFAGRTIRAAAADLPDEVVIGAITRNGEFVVPRGDTVVEVGDHVVVFAESDHLQRVTDLL, encoded by the coding sequence ATGCGCGTCATCATCGTCGGGGCCGGAGAGGTCGGCTCCGCCATCGCGGAGAGTCTCTCCGGCGCTCACGACGTGGTCGTCATCGACGTCGACGCCGACCGCGTCGAGCAGCTCACCTACGAACAGGACGTCCTCGCCCTGCAGGGCGACGGCTGCAGCCTCGACGTCCTGCAGGAGGCCGGTATCGAGGAGGCCGACATGCTCATCGCCTCCACCGACGACGACCAGACCAACATCGTCACCTGCGGGACCGGTGCCGTCGGCGGGGACCCGTTCACCATCGCCCGCGTGAAGAGCCCCCAGTACCTCCACACCTGGGAGCAGGACAACCGCGCCTTCGGGGTCGATTTCATGGTCTGTACGGACCTGCTGGCGGCCCGGACCATCGTCGGCGTCATCGGCCTCCCGACGGCACAGGACGTGGATATGTTCGCCGAGGGCGCCGTGCAGATGGCCGAGTTCGAGATCCCGGCCGAGTCGCCGGTCGCCGGCCAGACGGTCCAGGAGGCCGACCGCTTCGACTCGCTCACCTTCGTCGGTATCATCCGGGACGACGACATCATCGTCCCGAGCGGCGGGACGACCATCGAGGCGGGCGACGACGTGGTCGTCATCGGGAGTCCGGACAGCACGCGAGCGTTCTCCTCGGCCATCGCGCCACAGGAGAACCGTCCCAGCGACGTCGTCATCGTCGGCGGCGGGGAGATCGGCTACCAGACCGCGCGCCTGCTGGAGGAGCGCGACTTCAGCCCCCGGCTCGTCGAGCACGACGCCGACCGGGCCCGCTGGCTGGCCGAGCGGCTCCCGGACACGACGGTCCTCGAGAGCGACGCGACCGACCGGGGCTTCCTCGAGCGCGAGAACGTCGGCAGCGCCGACGCGGTCATCGCGGCGCTGGAGAACGACCAGCAGAACCTGCTCGCGACCCTCCTCGCGAAGCGGCTCGGCGCGCGCCGCGCGGTCGCCATCGTCGACACCGTCGAGTTCGCCGAGCTGTTCGAGGCCGTCGGCGTCGACGTGGCGGTCTCCCCGCGCGAGGCGACCGCCGAGGAGATCACCCGGTTCACCCGTGGTCGCCACGCCGAGAACGTCTCCATCGTCGACGGGGACCGTGCGGAGGTGCTGGAGGTCGAGATCGACGCCGAGAGCGTCTTCGCCGGGCGGACCATCCGCGCGGCCGCCGCCGACCTCCCGGACGAGGTCGTCATCGGGGCTATCACCCGGAACGGGGAGTTCGTCGTTCCCCGTGGTGACACGGTCGTCGAGGTCGGCGACCACGTCGTCGTCTTCGCCGAGAGCGACCACCTCCAGCGGGTGACGGACCTCCTCTGA
- a CDS encoding thiolase family protein, protein MSDNTPVVVQAYRTPQGKEDGVFSEVRSEDLSIPLINEMLAETGLSGEQVDDLMWGCAQQREEQGNNMARVISLMSDLGEKTPATTINRWCASSAQSIISASDAIRAGQRDCIIAGGVENMSRVKMGQNNAIHPGLNDHHNIAALQMGMTAEEVAERYEVSREVQDEYAARSQQRAVEATEEGRFDDEIIPVEGHDDEGEQITVTEDEGLRPGTTAEKLSGLPTVFKADGTVTPGNASQVSDGAAATMLTSKAFAEDHGLDVLAEVGNNNVAGVEPEVMGIGPIPASEGLFERSGTTAEDYDLVELNEAFASQCVYCQEQLGFDDDIYNVNGGAIAIGHPLGASGARLPVTLIHEMNKRDDAELGLATECVGFGQGAAIEFRV, encoded by the coding sequence ATGTCAGACAACACGCCGGTCGTGGTGCAGGCGTACCGTACGCCCCAGGGCAAGGAGGACGGTGTCTTCAGCGAGGTCCGCTCGGAGGACCTGTCGATCCCGCTCATCAACGAGATGCTGGCCGAGACGGGCCTCTCGGGCGAGCAGGTGGACGACCTGATGTGGGGCTGTGCCCAGCAGCGCGAGGAGCAGGGCAACAACATGGCCCGCGTCATCTCCCTGATGAGCGACCTGGGCGAGAAGACGCCCGCGACGACCATCAACCGCTGGTGTGCCTCGTCGGCCCAGTCCATCATCTCGGCCTCCGACGCCATCCGCGCCGGCCAGCGTGACTGCATCATCGCGGGCGGCGTCGAGAACATGTCCCGGGTGAAGATGGGGCAGAACAACGCCATCCACCCCGGCCTCAACGACCACCACAACATCGCGGCGCTCCAGATGGGGATGACCGCCGAGGAGGTCGCCGAGCGCTACGAGGTCAGTCGGGAGGTTCAGGACGAGTACGCCGCCCGCTCCCAGCAGCGCGCGGTCGAGGCCACCGAGGAGGGCCGCTTCGACGACGAGATCATCCCGGTCGAGGGCCACGACGACGAGGGCGAGCAGATCACCGTCACCGAGGACGAGGGCCTGCGCCCCGGCACGACCGCCGAGAAGCTCTCGGGCCTCCCGACCGTCTTCAAGGCCGACGGCACCGTCACGCCCGGGAACGCCTCCCAGGTCTCCGACGGCGCCGCCGCGACGATGCTCACCTCGAAGGCGTTCGCCGAGGACCACGGCCTCGACGTGCTCGCCGAGGTCGGCAACAACAACGTCGCCGGCGTCGAGCCCGAGGTCATGGGCATCGGCCCCATCCCGGCCAGCGAGGGCCTGTTCGAGCGCTCCGGCACCACGGCCGAGGACTACGACCTCGTCGAGCTCAACGAGGCGTTCGCCTCCCAGTGTGTCTACTGCCAGGAGCAGCTCGGCTTCGACGACGACATCTACAACGTCAACGGCGGCGCCATCGCCATCGGCCACCCGCTGGGGGCCTCCGGCGCGCGCCTGCCCGTGACGCTCATCCACGAGATGAACAAGCGCGACGACGCCGAACTCGGCCTCGCCACGGAGTGCGTCGGCTTCGGGCAGGGCGCGGCCATCGAGTTCCGCGTGTAG